From Apium graveolens cultivar Ventura chromosome 9, ASM990537v1, whole genome shotgun sequence, the proteins below share one genomic window:
- the LOC141685039 gene encoding uncharacterized protein LOC141685039: protein MHEDLKSEYLEVEDPFILWGNLKDRFDHQKLVYLPAAENDWANLRLQDFKSVRAYSSALFKISSRLIMCGEKVTEKRKIDKTLSTFHPNNINLAGMYRERKFTKFGDLLSTLLVAEQNHELVIKNHQSRPTGSAPLPYLK from the coding sequence ATGCATGAAGATTTAAAATCTGAGTACTTAGAAGTCGAGGATCCCTTTATTTTATGGGGAAATCTAAAGGATAGGTTCGATCACCAGAAACTAGTTTATCTACCTGCAGCTGAAAATGATTGGGCTAATTTAAGACTTCAGGATTTTAAGAGTGTTCGAGCATATAGCTCTGCTTTGTTCAAAATAAGTTCTAGGCTTATTATGTGTGGTGAAAAAGTTACGGAGAAAAGAAAAATCGATAAAACACTATCAACTTTTCACCCCAACAATATCAACTTAGCAGGGATGTATAGGGAGCGCAAATTTACTAAGTTCGGGGATCTTCTATCAACTCTCCTCGTCGCTGAACAGAATCATGAATTGGTGATTAAGAATCATCAATCCCGTCCAACAGGATCTGCCCCATTACCTTACCTAAAGTAA
- the LOC141685040 gene encoding putative inactive receptor kinase At2g26730: protein MSNSQIFIFVLVITTLLYVNFIYAAIAFDGSSSGFDEEETKAPLPRKIRFSRKYDSVVRVATSNDSAGKKKLQYAYALAIVDVIGVIVIGILFYMYYKKHMRLKEDMRRFHMIQKNEENDEQIDDKGKRVADSEELPDKDKMQLTFMEGVASFELGDLLKASAEGLGKGNFGNSYRATLDDGRAVVVKRLRDLKPLTGDEFVKQIRGIAGLEHPNLLPLLAYYYSKHERFLVFKFAVNGNLYNRLHGGKGTRNRIPFSWSSRLAVARAVAKSLEYLHLNFHIPVPHANLKSSNILLDEKDEVLLADYGLTSIVAPPIAVQRMVSFKSPEFQTSKRVSKKSDIWCFGGLLLELLTGRVCVHSAPPEANGIDLCNWVHRAVREEWTAEIFDPEVSSRRGAYNGMLGVLQMAIRCCDKLPDKRPSISELVRELENVKSVIIDSEDDEDFSNRSSYTDESLSEKSIIIGDDRNY from the exons ATGAGTAACTCCCAAATTTTCATATTTGTTCTTGTTATTACAACTCTTCTCTATGTAAACTTTATTTATGCTGCAATTGCATTTGATGGTTCTTCGTCTGGATTCGATGAAGAAGAAACGAAAGCACCATTGCCTCGCAAGATTAGATTTAGTCGAAAATATGACAGTGTTGTTCGTGTAGCCACGAGTAATGATTCTGCAGGTAAAAAGAAATTACAGTACGCGTATGCTTTGGCAATAGTTGATGTTATAGGCGTAATCGTGATTGGGATTTTGTTCTATATGTACTACAAAAAACACATGAGGCTTAAGGAAGACATGAGGAGATTCCATATGATTCAAAAGAATGAGGAGAATGATGAACAGATAGATGACAAAGGAAAGAGAGTGGCTGATAGTGAAGAACTTCCAGACAAAGATAAAATGCAGCTTACTTTTATGGAAGGCGTTGCTAGTTTTGAACTTGGTGATCTTTTGAAAGCTTCTGCTGAGGGATTGGGGAAAGGGAATTTTGGTAACTCATATAGAGCTACACTGGATGATGGTAGAGCTGTTGTCGTAAAGCGACTAAGGGATCTGAAGCCTTTGACTGGGGATGAATTTGTGAAGCAAATCAGGGGCATTGCAGGGCTGGAACACCCTAATTTGTTGCCACTTCTTGCTTACTACTATTCTAAACATGAAAGGTTTCTGGTCTTCAAATTTGCAGTTAATGGAAACTTGTACAATCGCCTTCACG GAGGTAAAGGGACTAGAAATCGGATCCCCTTCTCATGGAGCTCAAGGCTAGCAGTTGCCCGTGCTGTAGCTAAAAGTTTGGAGTATTTGCACCTCAATTTTCATATCCCGGTGCCCCATGCAAATTTAAAATCAAGCAACATTCTGCTAGATGAAAAAGATGAGGTACTCTTAGCAGACTATGGCTTGACATCAATTGTCGCGCCTCCTATAGCTGTTCAACGAATGGTCTCATTTAAGTCACCCGAGTTCCAAACGTCCAAAAGGGTGTCCAAGAAATCCGATATCTGGTGTTTTGGAGGCCTGCTTTTGGAGCTTTTGACAGGTAGAGTTTGTGTACATTCTGCTCCACCAGAAGCCAATGGCATCGATCTCTGCAATTGGGTTCATCGAGCTGTTAGAGAAGAATGGACAGCTGAAATCTTTGATCCAGAAGTATCTTCACGAAGAGGAGCATACAATGGAATGCTGGGAGTCCTACAAATGGCCATAAGATGCTGTGACAAGTTACCTGACAAAAGGCCTAGTATAAGTGAGCTGGTAAGGGAGCTTGAGAATGTCAAGTCTGTGATCATTGATTCAGAAGATGATGAGGACTTCTCGAATCGATCATCGTACACGGATGAATCTTTGTCCGAAAAATCCATTATTATTGGAGATGACAGAAATTACTAA
- the LOC141684791 gene encoding cationic peroxidase 2-like, with product MDCSNAKPVLVFLMLAMATNLALGQFGFFPPITGRPHVPSGAPKSAPKAPSILPGAPSIPFLKPPKGTRIGYYSQSCPRVESVVKASIKKHVDKDKTIAPGLLRLVFHDCFVNGCDASILLEGPDTEKEAGINALLRGYEVINDVKKDVEAVCPGVVSCADILALAARDSTVEAGAMTYAVPTGRKDGRVSKASDCNNLPSYMDSVEVLKKKFAEKGLDTQDMVTLSGGHTVGSVTCQVITYRLYNYTSSGGADPSIDPVFLKTLRALCPFNGDGWRHIPLDYGSEFKFDHSFFTNVKQARGVLESDQRLWEDSSTQDIVQQYIGARGMHGFALNVQFGRAMYKMTNIGLKTEDEGEIRKVCTKVN from the exons ATGGATTGTTCCAATGCAAAACCGGTTCTAGTTTTTCTCATGCTAGCCATGGCCACCAACTTGGCACTAGGCCAATTTGGTTTTTTTCCACCTATAACAGGTAGGCCACATGTACCATCAGGTGCACCTAAAAGCGCGCCAAAGGCACCATCAATTCTGCCAGGAGCGCCAAGCATACCATTTTTGAAACCACCTAAGGGAACTAGGATTGGATATTACTCGCAGAGTTGTCCTCGAGTTGAATCTGTTGTGAAAGCATCTATTAAGAAACATGTTGATAAAGATAAAACAATCGCACCAGGGCTACTTAGATTAGTGTTTCATGATTGTTTTGTTAATGGTTGCGATGCCTCGATACTTCTTGAAGGGCCAGATACTGAGAAAGAAGCCGGAATCAATGCGTTGTTGAGAGGATATGAGGTTATTAATGATGTTAAGAAAGATGTTGAAGCAGTATGCCCTGGAGTTGTGTCTTGTGCTGATATTCTTGCTCTTGCTGCTCGTGATTCCACAGTTGAG GCTGGTGCAATGACCTATGCAGTGCCCACCGGAAGAAAAGACGGGCGGGTTTCAAAAGCATCAGACTGCAACAATTTGCCAAGCTATATGGACTCTGTTGAAGTCTTGAAAAAAAAGTTTGCTGAAAAAGGGCTTGATACTCAAGATATGGTCACCCTATCtg GAGGGCACACAGTGGGAAGTGTAACATGCCAAGTGATTACCTACAGGCTATACAATTACACATCTTCTGGTGGTGCTGACCCTTCCATTGATCCTGTCTTCCTCAAGACACTCCGAGCACTCTGTCCATTTAACGGGGACGGATGGAGGCACATTCCATTAGACTATGGGAGTGAATTCAAATTTGATCATTCTTTCTTCACAAACGTAAAACAAGCACGAGGAGTTCTTGAATCAGATCAAAGATTGTGGGAGGATTCGTCGACTCAAGATATTGTGCAGCAGTATATTGGTGCCAGAGGAATGCATGGCTTTGCTTTGAATGTTCAGTTTGGGAGGGCTATGTATAAGATGACTAATATTGGATTAAAGACTGAAGATGAAGGTGAAATTCGTAAAGTTTGCACCAAAGTTAATTAA